A genomic window from Plodia interpunctella isolate USDA-ARS_2022_Savannah chromosome 29, ilPloInte3.2, whole genome shotgun sequence includes:
- the LOC128682006 gene encoding gelsolin-like — MTFPHLLLVAALAVVVSARSTFNSQPVSPVITSLTDKDARTKASTHPAFANAGRQAGVEVWRIKDFNPEAVSQRDFGKLHKGDSYIVLKTTADKRNKLSWDIYYWIGSESTQDESGAAAILTVGLDDKFNGAAVQHREVLGQESQQFKDLFPSGLQYQSGGYATGFKHVTTNAGADKRLIQVKGKRNVRVRQVDPLISSMNKGDVFILDVDHDIYVYVGEKARNVEKLKATSVANQIRDQDHNGRGRVEIVDQYSGDVDVQKFFTALGSGARNTVPEESAGGDDQTFERNEEQNVVLSEVSDSSGKVQVTALPKPLKQEQLKPQECYILDTVSGSIYVWVGKQATEKEKTEAMNKAQGIFTSKNYPSWVKVTKVLQGTEPAVFKQYFFTWRDNAMQHNRVI, encoded by the exons GATGCAAGAACCAAAGCCTCGACACACCCCGCTTTCGCGAACGCAGGGAGACAAGCCGGcgttgaagtgtggagaatcAAG gatTTCAATCCCGAAGCGGTATCTCAAAGAGATTTTGGAAAATTACACAAAGGAGACTCTTACATAGTACTAAAG ACAACTGCCGACAAACGCAACAAGCTGTCTTGGGACATCTACTACTGGATCGGCAGCGAATCCACGCAAGACGAGTCCGGAGCCGCCGCCATCTTGACGGTCGGGCTCGATGACAAGTTTAACGGGGCTGCAGTGCAGCACAGAGAAGTGCTAGGCCAGGAAAGCCAGCAGTTCAAGGATCTCTTCCCATCTG ggcTCCAGTACCAGAGCGGGGGCTACGCTACCGGCTTCAAGCATGTCACCACGAACGCGGGCGCTGACAAGCGCTTGATCCAAGTGAAAGGGAAGAGAAACGTCAGAGTGAGAcag GTGGACCCCCTAATCTCCTCGATGAACAAAGGCGACGTATTCATTCTGGATGTGGACCACGACATCTACGTGTACGTGGGGGAGAAGGCGAGGAATGTGGAGAAACTAAAGGCAACTTCAGTGGCGAACCAGATCAGGGACCAAGACCATAACGGAAGAGGGAGAGTGGAGATTGTGG ATCAATACTCGGGTGACGTGGACGTGCAGAAGTTCTTCACAGCGCTGGGCTCCGGCGCCAGGAACACCGTTCCTGAGGAGAGCGCGGGCGGTGACGACCAG ACCTTTGAAAGGAATGAAGAACAAAACGTGGTACTCTCTGAAGTATCGGACAGCTCCGGAAAGGTCCAGGTGACCGCTTTACCCAAGCCGTTAAAACAAGAACAGCTGAAACCTCAA GAATGCTATATTTTGGACACAGTCAGCGGCAGCATCTACGTGTGGGTGGGAAAACAGGCGACTGAAAAG gaaaaGACTGAGGCTATGAACAAAGCACAAGGTATCTTCACATCCAAGAATTATCCTTCATGG GTAAAAGTGACCAAAGTTCTGCAGGGCACGGAGCCCGCAGTCTTCAAACAATACTTCTTCACGTGGCGCGACAACGCCATGCAACACAATAGAGTCATTtag
- the LOC128682015 gene encoding L-dopachrome tautomerase yellow-f-like isoform X1 — translation MIPRPVNMWPAIFMFMFGVCVCQKVNSRKLIEVASWKQISYNIYGVLYDTDAYTRRANSSTFYPQDLEDSEKFFIQYNNVPIGFEVYNNKAFVTVPRRRHGIPSTLNYILLDGTPSPPLRPYPHHQCDRPVSVYRPRVDCCHRLWMVDTGLLEVPNERKQLRPPAIVIFDLRTNKQILRYELKSTDLVNESTSGGLTSITVDASPQSCNGAYAYINDLATNGLIVFSLKERDSWRIDHTSFVHDPAALNFTVAGHTINWRDGLFSLALSEPRADGSRTAYYHPLVSTQEFSINTENLKKKTKDIEGLVTPLGDRGFLTQSGSHDYHAPTKTLLFGNVAQDAILCWNVETPLKPENVVVVAQNHEKLVYISDLKVIGEEVWVLVNQIPRFVYSRLDPDEDNYFIHRSNVRDLIRGTACDTSNNNILIIIID, via the exons ATGATCCCGCGACCTGTCAACATGTGGCCTGcgatatttatgtttatgttcGGGGTGTGTGTCTGTCAGAAGGTGAATTCTCGTAAACTGATAGAGGTGGCGTCTTGGAAACAGATCAGCTATAATATTTACGGagttttat ATGACACCGACGCATACACAAGAAGAGCAAACAGCAGCACTTTCTACCCGCAAGATCTAGAAGATTCTGAGAAATTCTTCATACAATACAACAATGTACCCATAGGTTTTGAGGTCTATAACAATAAGGCGTTTGTTACGGTGCCCAGGCGGAGACACG GAATCCCATCAACCCTGAACTACATATTGCTGGACGGCACCCCGTCCCCCCCTCTCCGACCGTACCCCCACCACCAGTGCGACAGGCCAGTCTCTGTTTACAGGCCCCGCGTGGACTGCTGTCACCGACTGTGGATGGTCGACACTGGCCTTCTAGAAGTTCCTA ATGAAAGAAAGCAATTGAGGCCGCCAGCGATCGTCATATTTGACTTGCGTACCAACAAACAGATACTCAGATACGAGCTGAAATCCACTGACCTGGTCAACGAGAGTACCTCTGGAG GCCTAACATCAATTACGGTAGACGCGTCGCCACAATCGTGCAACGGCGCATACGCATACATAAACGACCTAGCCACTAACGGCCTAATCGTATTCTCATTGAAAGAGCGAGACAGCTGGAGGATCGACCACACCAGCTTCGTTCATGACCCAGCTGCTTTGAACTTCACTGTGGCTG GGCATACAATAAACTGGAGGGACGGCCTTTTCAGTCTAGCGCTATCTGAACCCAGGGCAGACGGCTCCAGGACAGCGTACTACCACCCCCTGGTCTCTACTCAGGAGTTCTCCATCAACACTGAGAATCTGAAGAAGAAGACCAAGGATATTGAGGGACTTGTTACA CCACTCGGCGACCGTGGGTTCCTAACCCAGAGTGGGTCGCACGACTACCACGCACCCACCAAGACGTTGCTCTTTGGGAACGTGGCACAAGACGCCATCTTGTGTTGGAACGTGGAGACGCCGCTGAAACCCGAAAACGTAGTGGTGGTCGCACAAAATCATGAAAAATTGGTTTATATTTCAg atctGAAAGTCATCGGAGAAGAAGTGTGGGTTCTGGTAAACCAGATTCCGCGGTTCGTGTATTCTAGGCTGGACCCTGATGAAGATAATTACTTCATTCACAG aagtAACGTTCGGGACTTGATCCGGGGAACAGCCTGTGATAcaagcaataataatatactgataataataatagactgA
- the LOC128682015 gene encoding L-dopachrome tautomerase yellow-f2-like isoform X2, which produces MIPRPVNMWPAIFMFMFGVCVCQKVNSRKLIEVASWKQISYNIYGVLYDTDAYTRRANSSTFYPQDLEDSEKFFIQYNNVPIGFEVYNNKAFVTVPRRRHGIPSTLNYILLDGTPSPPLRPYPHHQCDRPVSVYRPRVDCCHRLWMVDTGLLEVPNERKQLRPPAIVIFDLRTNKQILRYELKSTDLVNESTSGGLTSITVDASPQSCNGAYAYINDLATNGLIVFSLKERDSWRIDHTSFVHDPAALNFTVAGHTINWRDGLFSLALSEPRADGSRTAYYHPLVSTQEFSINTENLKKKTKDIEGLVTPLGDRGFLTQSGSHDYHAPTKTLLFGNVAQDAILCWNVETPLKPENVVVVAQNHEKLVYISDRPRWRSGKVLATEPRGPGFDPRSGDDGK; this is translated from the exons ATGATCCCGCGACCTGTCAACATGTGGCCTGcgatatttatgtttatgttcGGGGTGTGTGTCTGTCAGAAGGTGAATTCTCGTAAACTGATAGAGGTGGCGTCTTGGAAACAGATCAGCTATAATATTTACGGagttttat ATGACACCGACGCATACACAAGAAGAGCAAACAGCAGCACTTTCTACCCGCAAGATCTAGAAGATTCTGAGAAATTCTTCATACAATACAACAATGTACCCATAGGTTTTGAGGTCTATAACAATAAGGCGTTTGTTACGGTGCCCAGGCGGAGACACG GAATCCCATCAACCCTGAACTACATATTGCTGGACGGCACCCCGTCCCCCCCTCTCCGACCGTACCCCCACCACCAGTGCGACAGGCCAGTCTCTGTTTACAGGCCCCGCGTGGACTGCTGTCACCGACTGTGGATGGTCGACACTGGCCTTCTAGAAGTTCCTA ATGAAAGAAAGCAATTGAGGCCGCCAGCGATCGTCATATTTGACTTGCGTACCAACAAACAGATACTCAGATACGAGCTGAAATCCACTGACCTGGTCAACGAGAGTACCTCTGGAG GCCTAACATCAATTACGGTAGACGCGTCGCCACAATCGTGCAACGGCGCATACGCATACATAAACGACCTAGCCACTAACGGCCTAATCGTATTCTCATTGAAAGAGCGAGACAGCTGGAGGATCGACCACACCAGCTTCGTTCATGACCCAGCTGCTTTGAACTTCACTGTGGCTG GGCATACAATAAACTGGAGGGACGGCCTTTTCAGTCTAGCGCTATCTGAACCCAGGGCAGACGGCTCCAGGACAGCGTACTACCACCCCCTGGTCTCTACTCAGGAGTTCTCCATCAACACTGAGAATCTGAAGAAGAAGACCAAGGATATTGAGGGACTTGTTACA CCACTCGGCGACCGTGGGTTCCTAACCCAGAGTGGGTCGCACGACTACCACGCACCCACCAAGACGTTGCTCTTTGGGAACGTGGCACAAGACGCCATCTTGTGTTGGAACGTGGAGACGCCGCTGAAACCCGAAAACGTAGTGGTGGTCGCACAAAATCATGAAAAATTGGTTTATATTTCAg atcgacctcggtggcgcagtggtaaggttcttgccactgaaccgagaggtcccgggttcgatccccggtcgggtgatgatggaaaatga